In the genome of Halobacterium noricense, one region contains:
- a CDS encoding zonular occludens toxin domain-containing protein, whose protein sequence is MTMSSESTSSLDTDAKMFLASETREYAQGTLDHQLDHADIRRHAGIVQDEEVEVVLNVAEEAYEPHTDEMPDSFWETKFAQNILKNHGTKTARKALNAGNFAYLDYLTGMTNYDPDISGINTLMWIMRWLSRTASMNILAGHMGTGKTDMALLFAQVWVHHWTVVEGLDEDEIEVISNITSCPQVYEVESQQELVERLQEDKKQLVLIDEASSNFSAGTNQHDVEKQFKRTTRMIRKHDGYLLLISHREDARDVHKDVRVLSDIIYKESQKTAKIYEGTGSEDPKKTLSQIPQTDWEYDTLEESEWEWDLDDDDEDINWDEFWGQCLFEKDNGERCGNENGLDSHGFCAIHDDSDQAERVAENEDKMVEFLRTLAQRESKEEDEEQWVEEG, encoded by the coding sequence ATGACGATGAGCAGTGAATCTACTTCATCGCTTGATACAGATGCGAAGATGTTCCTTGCCTCTGAAACACGTGAATATGCGCAAGGTACTCTCGACCACCAATTAGACCACGCCGATATCAGACGCCACGCAGGGATTGTTCAAGACGAAGAAGTAGAAGTTGTGCTGAACGTTGCTGAAGAGGCGTATGAACCGCATACTGACGAAATGCCAGATTCGTTCTGGGAAACGAAATTTGCCCAGAATATCTTGAAGAATCACGGGACGAAGACGGCTCGGAAGGCTCTGAATGCAGGGAATTTCGCATATCTCGACTATCTCACTGGGATGACCAACTACGACCCTGATATATCAGGCATTAACACCCTCATGTGGATAATGAGATGGTTGTCTCGAACTGCGTCGATGAACATTTTAGCAGGTCACATGGGAACGGGAAAGACCGATATGGCGCTCCTCTTCGCCCAAGTTTGGGTTCATCACTGGACTGTTGTTGAAGGGTTAGATGAGGACGAGATAGAAGTAATATCAAACATCACCAGCTGTCCTCAAGTCTACGAGGTAGAGTCTCAGCAGGAGCTGGTCGAGAGGTTGCAGGAGGATAAGAAACAGCTGGTGCTAATCGACGAGGCTTCGAGTAACTTCAGTGCAGGAACCAACCAACACGACGTAGAGAAGCAGTTCAAGCGGACCACGAGGATGATTCGGAAGCACGACGGCTACTTGCTTCTCATCTCCCACAGAGAGGACGCACGGGACGTTCACAAGGACGTTCGAGTACTATCCGATATCATCTACAAAGAGTCTCAGAAAACGGCGAAGATCTACGAAGGAACTGGTTCAGAAGACCCAAAGAAAACCCTCTCTCAGATTCCGCAAACGGACTGGGAATACGATACGCTGGAGGAATCCGAATGGGAATGGGATCTCGATGACGACGATGAGGACATCAACTGGGACGAGTTCTGGGGTCAGTGCCTCTTCGAGAAGGATAATGGCGAACGATGCGGGAATGAGAACGGACTCGATTCACACGGCTTCTGTGCCATCCACGATGACTCTGATCAGGCTGAACGAGTTGCTGAGAACGAGGACAAGATGGTTGAATTCCTCCGAACCCTCGCCCAACGAGAATCTAAGGAAGAAGACGAAGAACAGTGGGTGGAAGAGGGTTAG
- a CDS encoding carboxypeptidase-like regulatory domain-containing protein: MVALVLLAGPASAAQATLVSMDAGSDFSGNESSVTGTVSYNSTGVQITEGGSYTSTTQSLSESADTFNYNVSSLGANVTLELYNASDSTLINSKTVSATGSGSFDVSSSSATSVYVVINVPDDADGTTSETTTVDSVSLVASNDSPSADFVDSDNAKTVAVNESVTIDASASSDPDSSDTLSFDWDKNGDGTFTDATGSSITISKSSAGTYNPAVKVTDGNGGSATATYTLTVENATGSAEITVNDPSGNVLSGATVELKNSSGTVVSTVDTNSSGVASFSGVATGDYTAVISHADYPTFTSNTFTVTENSTTSKTFSVSAGHTLDFTVQNASGTAIEGATVEVSQSGSVVKSATTDANGAASVSGLADGTYSVSVNATDYKSVSQSVDVSGDMKVTADLVSSSSIETSSMTVSTAGTGGGSGSPTDILNSTIIQILVVISALITVLTTFLAIKD, translated from the coding sequence ATGGTAGCACTCGTGCTACTTGCCGGACCAGCTTCCGCTGCGCAGGCTACTCTCGTCTCTATGGACGCTGGAAGCGATTTCAGCGGGAACGAGAGTTCAGTCACAGGTACAGTATCGTATAACAGCACAGGGGTACAGATTACTGAAGGTGGTAGCTATACATCTACCACCCAAAGTCTAAGCGAATCAGCTGACACATTCAACTACAACGTTAGCTCGCTCGGAGCAAACGTCACACTGGAACTCTACAATGCATCTGACTCTACGCTGATTAACAGCAAGACTGTCAGTGCTACTGGTAGTGGTTCCTTTGATGTGTCCTCGTCTTCAGCAACCTCGGTCTACGTCGTAATCAACGTACCTGACGATGCTGACGGTACGACAAGTGAGACGACAACAGTTGACTCTGTTTCGCTTGTCGCATCAAATGATTCTCCATCTGCTGATTTCGTTGACTCAGATAACGCAAAGACAGTCGCAGTTAATGAGTCAGTTACAATCGATGCAAGTGCTTCTTCCGACCCAGATTCGTCGGATACACTGAGTTTCGACTGGGACAAAAATGGAGATGGAACATTCACTGACGCAACTGGTTCCTCGATCACCATCAGCAAGTCCAGTGCAGGCACGTACAACCCTGCTGTCAAAGTCACAGACGGTAATGGTGGCAGTGCGACGGCTACCTACACGCTTACCGTAGAGAATGCGACTGGATCGGCTGAAATCACAGTCAACGATCCAAGCGGAAACGTACTCTCTGGAGCAACTGTTGAACTTAAGAATTCCAGTGGAACAGTCGTTAGCACTGTTGATACGAATTCATCTGGCGTAGCGTCATTCTCTGGTGTCGCAACAGGCGATTACACGGCTGTAATCTCCCACGCTGACTACCCAACGTTCACATCGAACACGTTCACAGTCACGGAGAATTCGACTACGAGCAAGACGTTCAGTGTTTCAGCCGGACATACTCTTGACTTCACGGTCCAGAACGCTTCTGGAACAGCCATCGAAGGCGCAACTGTCGAGGTTTCACAGAGTGGTAGCGTAGTCAAGTCAGCTACAACGGACGCAAATGGTGCTGCATCCGTATCTGGACTCGCAGACGGTACTTACTCCGTTTCAGTCAATGCGACTGACTACAAGAGCGTCTCACAGTCTGTCGATGTCTCTGGAGATATGAAGGTGACAGCAGATCTCGTATCTTCGAGTAGCATCGAAACCTCTTCCATGACTGTTTCCACAGCTGGTACTGGTGGTGGAAGTGGATCACCGACTGATATCTTGAATTCTACGATTATTCAGATACTTGTCGTCATCAGTGCCCTCATTACGGTACTGACTACGTTCCTTGCGATTAAGGATTAG
- a CDS encoding DUF192 domain-containing protein translates to MLGRTLAVVCLLVVAGCAGLPGGGTSTPGATTAAQDGTQVFVENENGTELGNVTVEVADTQSERYTGLSEHESLGPNEGMLFVYDSEGSHTYVMRSMSFPIDIVYIGANGRITSIHHAPVEEDNENLTGYDGVGKWVLEVPYNWTTEHGVEVGDRVRIED, encoded by the coding sequence ATGCTCGGACGTACGCTCGCGGTCGTCTGTCTGCTCGTCGTCGCCGGTTGCGCGGGGCTCCCCGGTGGCGGCACGTCGACGCCGGGAGCCACTACTGCCGCACAGGACGGGACGCAGGTGTTCGTCGAGAACGAGAACGGCACCGAACTCGGGAACGTTACTGTCGAAGTCGCGGACACCCAGAGCGAGCGCTACACTGGCTTGAGCGAGCACGAGTCGCTCGGCCCGAACGAGGGGATGCTGTTCGTCTACGACAGCGAGGGCAGCCACACGTACGTGATGCGCTCGATGTCGTTCCCCATCGACATCGTCTACATCGGGGCGAACGGCCGCATCACGTCGATTCACCACGCGCCCGTCGAGGAGGATAACGAGAACCTCACGGGCTACGACGGCGTCGGGAAGTGGGTGCTGGAGGTGCCGTACAACTGGACGACCGAGCACGGCGTCGAGGTCGGCGACCGCGTCCGCATCGAGGACTGA
- a CDS encoding tyrosine-type recombinase/integrase, with the protein MSEQTIHRRVTVDQIDQMRDAAHDIGGNMADRNEVIVVILADFALRVGEAQQLKRSHFRLDENELLLPADIQKDYPTQQSPTSVTMRIDPYNLFGTKRLLKRYFNSDWWQNQDGDYVFPSRQSEKMTTESMRNVVEQLAGEADVSPRRSDGEPAEPSEAHPHMFRHSLASYMLQDEDTRLIDVKNRLRHRSISTTERIYEHYQRR; encoded by the coding sequence ATGAGTGAACAAACAATCCACCGACGAGTCACAGTCGATCAGATCGATCAGATGCGGGACGCTGCCCACGATATAGGCGGAAATATGGCTGACCGGAATGAAGTAATCGTGGTCATACTGGCGGACTTCGCTCTTCGAGTAGGAGAAGCGCAACAGTTGAAACGGAGTCACTTTCGTTTGGACGAAAATGAACTACTGTTGCCAGCTGATATTCAGAAGGACTATCCTACGCAACAGTCGCCAACATCGGTCACAATGAGAATTGATCCATACAATCTGTTTGGAACCAAGCGACTCCTGAAACGCTACTTCAATTCTGACTGGTGGCAGAATCAGGACGGTGACTACGTGTTCCCATCGAGGCAGAGTGAGAAGATGACTACAGAGAGTATGAGGAACGTCGTAGAGCAGTTGGCTGGGGAAGCTGATGTTTCCCCCAGAAGGTCGGATGGAGAGCCAGCAGAGCCGTCAGAAGCCCATCCTCATATGTTCAGACACAGCCTCGCCTCGTACATGTTGCAGGATGAAGACACTCGCCTAATCGATGTGAAGAATCGTCTTCGGCACCGGTCTATATCCACGACAGAGCGGATTTATGAGCATTATCAGAGGCGGTAG
- a CDS encoding carboxypeptidase regulatory-like domain-containing protein — MKLDEIKDKITNSSIERRSIASMFITAMLIMSVFVIPISPVSGATSTVFSTGFESGSVPSELTESTVDGSASVQSTTALNGSYSAKLSGTNTGDGASDSVHYVYNPSSGVDSGVFSQTVQWNTGGLANIKIFDSSGAEQYSLQYRAGSNTVQIYDHSAGSTVASTNYTLNSGTKYDLKAKYVGNKITLYSNGTEVLVYNSARDITVKKTRYQISVDDGTVGYIDDIQHNSYSTNSAPTASFTDSDATKTVTPNTTVTIDAGASSDPDGDSLTYSWDGPDSDSTYDDKTGSSITVSKSSNGTYNWNLKVSDGSATDTATYTLNVESGSMDVTVNDASGTALSGATVDIVNSSGTTVATKNTDSNGVASFSQLATGDYTLNVSHPDFANKTGVTTSISNNTTTTKTIQLSTTTTTAKISGVTDSVGNSLSSFDVSVVRLSDGSEVRSQTGVSAPMSFNLDPQYDYDVTVSKSDYSSQTKQYTLSSGSTTSKSFSLAQETGSLDVTVTANDTVIDGATVKLLNANGDVVQSTKTDSSGVASFTAPTNDYTVDVTTSEYGTSTGNQVTITTDSTATLSVSMTDSTAGGGSGTAPDENIYMIVVFGVLFIIVSTFIAVKD, encoded by the coding sequence ATGAAATTAGATGAAATAAAAGACAAGATTACTAATTCGAGTATAGAGCGAAGATCGATTGCGTCGATGTTTATCACAGCGATGCTCATAATGAGCGTTTTTGTGATTCCGATCTCACCAGTTTCGGGAGCGACTTCTACAGTGTTCTCAACTGGGTTCGAGAGTGGATCTGTTCCGAGTGAACTCACGGAATCTACTGTTGACGGCTCAGCGAGCGTCCAGTCAACAACTGCGCTGAATGGATCTTACTCCGCCAAGTTAAGTGGCACAAATACTGGGGATGGTGCGTCTGATAGTGTTCACTACGTATACAATCCTTCCTCTGGCGTAGATTCTGGCGTCTTCAGCCAAACTGTACAGTGGAATACTGGAGGCTTAGCAAATATAAAGATATTTGATAGTTCAGGGGCAGAACAGTATTCTTTGCAGTACCGTGCAGGCTCAAACACAGTCCAGATATATGATCATTCTGCTGGTAGTACGGTGGCATCTACGAATTATACGTTGAATTCTGGAACAAAATACGATTTGAAGGCAAAATACGTCGGAAATAAAATAACACTGTATTCAAATGGTACTGAAGTTCTCGTATATAATTCAGCAAGAGATATAACCGTTAAAAAGACAAGATATCAGATTTCTGTTGATGATGGTACTGTCGGATATATCGATGATATTCAGCACAATTCTTATTCTACAAATAGCGCCCCGACAGCCTCGTTCACAGATTCTGATGCTACGAAGACAGTCACTCCGAATACAACAGTAACAATCGATGCAGGAGCGTCCAGTGATCCAGATGGAGATAGTCTGACTTATTCATGGGATGGTCCTGATTCGGATAGCACATACGACGACAAAACTGGTAGCTCGATCACGGTTTCAAAGTCGTCTAATGGCACGTACAACTGGAATCTGAAGGTCAGCGACGGTAGTGCAACTGATACTGCGACCTACACACTGAACGTAGAATCTGGAAGTATGGATGTAACGGTCAACGATGCTTCTGGAACTGCGCTCAGCGGAGCTACAGTTGATATTGTCAATAGTTCCGGTACTACTGTAGCTACGAAGAACACAGATAGCAATGGAGTTGCGTCGTTCTCGCAACTCGCTACTGGTGATTATACGCTCAACGTCAGTCACCCAGACTTTGCCAACAAGACTGGAGTCACGACCTCGATCTCCAACAATACGACTACGACGAAGACAATTCAGTTGTCCACGACGACTACAACGGCTAAAATATCGGGCGTAACAGACAGCGTAGGCAACTCTCTCAGCTCCTTCGATGTGAGTGTCGTTCGACTATCGGATGGCTCTGAGGTACGGTCTCAGACAGGCGTATCTGCTCCAATGAGTTTCAACCTTGACCCTCAGTACGACTACGATGTTACAGTGTCTAAGTCAGATTATTCGTCTCAAACAAAGCAGTATACGCTCTCTTCAGGCAGTACAACCAGTAAATCGTTCAGTCTTGCACAAGAAACTGGTTCGCTCGACGTGACTGTGACAGCGAATGATACAGTCATTGATGGGGCGACGGTCAAACTTCTGAATGCAAATGGAGATGTAGTTCAGTCTACGAAAACTGATTCATCTGGCGTAGCTTCGTTTACTGCGCCTACGAACGATTACACAGTGGATGTCACAACGTCAGAGTATGGTACTTCGACTGGAAATCAGGTCACGATCACTACGGATTCGACGGCGACACTCTCTGTTTCCATGACGGATTCAACAGCAGGTGGTGGATCAGGGACTGCCCCAGATGAGAATATCTATATGATCGTTGTGTTCGGCGTTCTGTTCATCATAGTCAGCACATTCATCGCAGTCAAAGACTGA
- a CDS encoding ABC transporter ATP-binding protein, translating to MSTATEDDDPFEEQREEVDDAMYRLFDEYGRDNWVAALVGVVASIFARVLDLVPAIMLGYAVDALTEGQSFLPFLPASMRPATRTQELYTAVAAIAGAFLLGAAFHWLRNWGWNSFSQHIQHAVRTDTYDKMQRLNMDFFATKQTGEMMSILSNDVNRLERFLNDGMNSVFRLSVMVVAIGVVLFTYNWQLALITMLPVPIIAWFTYRFVKAIQPKYADVRSSVGHLNSRLENNLGGIQVIKTSNTESYESERVEGVSQEYFDANWGAITIRIKFFPALRIISGTGFVLTFLAGGYWVLVGPPPLMSGSLSAGEFVVFIQLSQQFVWPMAQFGQIINMYQRARASSERIFGLMDEPARIEENPDAAELGVDEGEVVYDDVTFGYDDEPIVQNIDFEVEGGNTLALVGPTGAGKSTVLKLLLRMYDVDEGEIRIDGQDISEVTLPSLRRHIGYVSQDTFLFYGTVMENIEYGTFDADREEVVEAAKAAEAHEFITNLPEGYDTKVGERGVKLSGGQRQRIDIARAILKDPEILILDEATSDVDTETEMLIQRSLDRLTEDRTTFSIAHRLSTIKDADKIVVLEDGEIVERGTHDELLAEDGLYANLWGVQAGEIDELPDEFVERAAERTADVDIDETED from the coding sequence ATGAGTACAGCGACAGAAGACGACGACCCCTTCGAGGAGCAACGCGAAGAGGTCGACGACGCGATGTACCGCCTGTTCGACGAGTACGGGCGGGACAACTGGGTGGCGGCGCTGGTCGGCGTCGTCGCCAGCATCTTCGCGCGCGTGCTCGACCTCGTCCCCGCCATCATGCTGGGGTACGCCGTCGACGCGTTGACCGAGGGGCAGTCGTTCCTCCCGTTCCTGCCGGCATCGATGCGGCCCGCGACGCGGACGCAGGAGCTCTACACCGCGGTCGCGGCCATCGCGGGCGCGTTCCTCCTCGGCGCGGCGTTCCACTGGCTGCGCAACTGGGGCTGGAACTCCTTCTCCCAGCACATCCAGCACGCGGTCCGCACGGACACCTACGACAAGATGCAGCGCCTGAACATGGACTTCTTCGCCACCAAGCAGACTGGCGAGATGATGTCCATCCTGTCGAACGACGTCAACCGCCTCGAACGGTTCCTCAACGACGGGATGAACTCCGTGTTCCGGCTCTCCGTGATGGTCGTCGCCATCGGCGTCGTCCTGTTCACGTACAACTGGCAGCTCGCGCTCATCACGATGCTGCCGGTGCCCATCATCGCGTGGTTCACCTACCGGTTCGTCAAGGCGATTCAGCCGAAGTACGCCGACGTGCGCTCCTCCGTCGGCCACCTGAACTCGCGGCTGGAGAACAATCTCGGCGGCATCCAGGTCATCAAGACGTCGAACACGGAGTCCTACGAGTCCGAGCGCGTCGAGGGCGTCTCCCAGGAGTACTTCGACGCGAACTGGGGCGCTATCACCATCCGCATCAAGTTCTTCCCGGCGCTGCGCATCATCTCCGGCACCGGCTTCGTGTTGACGTTCCTCGCGGGCGGCTACTGGGTGCTCGTCGGCCCGCCGCCGCTGATGTCCGGGTCGCTGTCGGCTGGGGAGTTCGTCGTGTTCATCCAGCTCAGCCAGCAGTTCGTCTGGCCGATGGCGCAGTTCGGGCAGATCATCAACATGTACCAGCGCGCCCGCGCATCCAGTGAGCGCATCTTCGGGCTGATGGACGAGCCCGCGCGCATCGAGGAGAACCCCGACGCCGCCGAACTCGGCGTCGACGAGGGCGAGGTCGTCTACGACGACGTCACCTTCGGCTACGACGACGAGCCCATCGTCCAGAACATCGACTTCGAGGTCGAGGGCGGGAACACGCTCGCGCTCGTCGGCCCGACGGGCGCCGGCAAATCCACGGTCCTCAAGCTCCTGTTGCGGATGTACGACGTCGACGAGGGCGAAATCCGCATCGATGGCCAGGACATCTCCGAGGTGACGCTGCCGAGCCTGCGCCGCCACATCGGCTACGTCAGCCAGGACACGTTCCTGTTCTACGGCACCGTCATGGAGAACATCGAGTACGGCACCTTCGACGCCGACCGCGAGGAAGTCGTCGAGGCCGCGAAGGCCGCCGAAGCCCACGAGTTCATCACGAATCTCCCCGAGGGCTACGACACGAAGGTCGGGGAGCGCGGCGTGAAACTCTCGGGTGGCCAACGCCAGCGCATCGACATCGCTCGCGCCATCCTCAAAGACCCCGAGATTCTGATTCTCGACGAGGCCACCAGCGACGTCGACACCGAGACGGAGATGCTGATTCAGCGCAGCCTCGACCGCCTCACCGAGGACCGCACCACGTTCTCCATCGCGCACCGCCTCTCCACCATCAAGGACGCCGACAAGATCGTCGTCCTCGAAGACGGCGAAATCGTCGAGCGCGGCACCCACGACGAGCTGCTCGCCGAGGATGGCCTCTACGCGAATCTCTGGGGCGTGCAGGCCGGCGAAATCGACGAACTCCCCGACGAGTTCGTCGAGCGCGCCGCCGAACGCACCGCCGACGTGGACATCGACGAGACCGAGGACTGA
- a CDS encoding helix-turn-helix domain-containing protein, which produces MSESHRNVVRVQKYAQMYYQKNGRGFTAPELYRYMRDWVEISEPTVRECLQTLEEEGLITVSEVSQTGFYIPDESMLPQPDESMLPQPDESEMYENSDDFFPV; this is translated from the coding sequence ATGAGTGAATCGCACAGGAATGTCGTGAGAGTACAGAAATATGCACAGATGTATTATCAAAAGAATGGACGTGGATTCACAGCACCCGAATTATATCGGTATATGCGAGATTGGGTAGAAATTAGTGAGCCAACGGTTAGAGAGTGTTTACAAACTCTGGAAGAAGAAGGACTCATAACAGTATCAGAAGTCTCTCAGACAGGTTTCTACATACCAGATGAATCTATGTTACCTCAGCCAGATGAATCTATGTTACCTCAGCCAGATGAATCTGAGATGTATGAGAACTCAGATGATTTCTTCCCAGTATAG
- a CDS encoding MjaI family restriction endonuclease gives MAASNSIDTINQILGGDVPSSIERDLNRLNEEHGLNDYRNSVHLKCLFEHHSIRSESELMDTINAHKGGGCGIEDCWTETTNDPIECGRQLHEAQSDEWSEYRYSESICICWSYNLFIKRMIDGELKEQEAIQQLREADEKFEFELADSKTDSEQAVDIEVLYGSTVFAGIQVKPTSYKHTSENVKLQNLEKNGTYDHPVYYLYYDDDGEMENLEETVHQINSLLLDLLN, from the coding sequence ATGGCAGCGAGCAATTCAATTGATACGATTAATCAGATACTGGGTGGCGACGTTCCATCGAGTATTGAGCGAGATTTGAACAGATTGAACGAAGAACACGGACTCAACGATTATCGAAACAGCGTCCACTTGAAATGCTTATTTGAGCATCATTCTATCCGCTCGGAGAGTGAATTGATGGATACTATCAATGCCCACAAGGGCGGAGGCTGTGGCATTGAGGATTGTTGGACGGAGACGACAAACGACCCTATTGAATGTGGACGACAGCTCCACGAAGCACAGAGTGACGAATGGAGCGAATACAGATACTCCGAATCAATCTGCATCTGCTGGTCTTACAATTTGTTCATCAAACGCATGATTGACGGCGAATTGAAGGAGCAAGAGGCGATTCAGCAACTCAGAGAGGCTGATGAGAAGTTTGAGTTTGAATTAGCTGACTCGAAAACTGATAGCGAGCAAGCAGTGGATATTGAGGTACTATATGGTAGTACGGTCTTCGCCGGTATCCAAGTCAAACCAACTTCATACAAACACACGAGCGAGAACGTGAAGCTCCAAAATCTGGAGAAGAACGGGACATACGACCATCCAGTATATTATCTGTACTACGACGATGACGGCGAAATGGAGAACTTAGAGGAAACAGTTCACCAGATCAATAGCCTTCTTCTCGACCTGCTCAATTAG
- a CDS encoding S24/S26 family peptidase codes for MEPVIDSCDILVVDKTQDTISEVESGDIIAYESIDGNLIAHKFYTTAGLPNELKYIVAKGVNRSSVDRTPIYNEDLVGKVSRVYDLPFC; via the coding sequence ATGGAACCTGTTATCGATAGCTGCGATATTCTGGTTGTAGACAAGACCCAAGACACGATTTCAGAGGTAGAGAGTGGAGATATCATCGCATATGAAAGCATAGATGGAAATCTTATCGCACACAAATTCTACACTACTGCTGGGCTACCTAACGAGCTTAAATACATCGTAGCGAAAGGAGTGAATCGGTCTTCAGTAGACCGTACTCCAATCTACAACGAGGACTTAGTTGGCAAAGTCAGTCGGGTGTATGATCTTCCTTTCTGTTAG
- a CDS encoding DUF262 domain-containing protein has product MSSELNIQANEDTIKSVLTRGSYRFKVPEYQRQYAWEEPQWEDMWNDLEELTESESSHFLGSVVVVQEETRMGDLNIMEVVDGQQRLVTISLLLCLIRDKLQEIDEDDWDKDLDPQARAEEIESDYLYKKDEQMRSHPNMTLSTFDDDDYQDVLDSRQPSDEESQLTEAVEYYSEKLSEVDYEDIEEMRKHLVNSMTLVTIRCNSEESAFKLFETLNDRGLDLTAVDLMKNHLFSVATQSPQHILNYEQVKSDWEEMIRLIKPELTKPARFFRHYMMSAEEPDISEAISSYMLYDRFCDLVDEEIEESDTTIQEYIRDMKDKSYLYVDIVNADTEEFNRRANEKINRYLENLNILGATQERTLLLGLFSNIDNSNDLIRGLSAIESFIFRWRVTNQTTGTDVDEIHAKLCSEIFDEPNPIDELVDELESKAPSDSEVRVAIMTNEFPRNERTRYILSKIEMDGYSKDKSKVVDSTTIEIEHIAPRKSFTADKYVAWGDYMDCGKETFEEYCNKIGNLTLLNERMNARAQDKPFDQKKREYEASEFVMTQEITNIDHWSTEKIDERTKELAEKAPEIWNFDI; this is encoded by the coding sequence ATGTCCTCTGAGCTGAATATCCAAGCAAACGAAGACACTATCAAATCGGTTCTAACCCGTGGCTCATACCGATTCAAAGTCCCAGAATATCAGAGGCAGTATGCGTGGGAGGAGCCACAGTGGGAGGACATGTGGAATGACTTGGAAGAGTTAACTGAGTCAGAGAGTTCTCACTTCTTAGGTTCTGTTGTAGTCGTTCAAGAGGAGACTCGGATGGGCGACCTCAACATTATGGAGGTTGTGGATGGTCAACAACGACTTGTCACTATCTCCTTGTTGTTGTGCCTGATTCGGGACAAGCTACAGGAAATTGATGAAGACGATTGGGACAAGGACTTAGATCCGCAGGCACGAGCTGAAGAGATTGAATCGGATTATCTGTACAAGAAAGACGAGCAGATGCGTAGTCATCCGAATATGACTCTCTCTACGTTTGACGACGATGACTACCAAGATGTTCTGGATAGCCGGCAACCAAGTGACGAAGAGAGTCAGCTCACCGAAGCAGTCGAATACTACTCTGAGAAGCTATCTGAAGTTGATTACGAGGATATTGAGGAGATGCGCAAGCACCTCGTGAACTCTATGACTCTTGTGACTATTCGGTGTAATAGCGAAGAATCTGCATTCAAGCTGTTCGAGACTCTGAACGACCGAGGATTGGATCTTACTGCTGTAGACTTGATGAAGAACCACCTATTCTCGGTCGCAACTCAATCTCCACAGCACATACTGAACTACGAGCAGGTGAAGTCAGATTGGGAAGAAATGATTCGACTCATCAAACCAGAGCTGACCAAGCCTGCTCGATTCTTCCGCCACTACATGATGTCTGCTGAGGAGCCAGATATCTCTGAAGCTATATCTTCTTATATGCTCTATGACCGCTTCTGTGACTTGGTAGACGAAGAGATTGAGGAGAGCGATACGACTATCCAAGAGTATATTCGGGATATGAAGGACAAGTCGTACCTCTACGTAGATATAGTGAATGCGGATACTGAGGAGTTCAACAGGCGTGCGAATGAGAAGATCAATCGGTATCTGGAGAACCTGAACATCTTAGGGGCAACTCAGGAACGAACTCTCCTCCTTGGTCTATTCAGTAACATCGACAACTCCAACGACCTAATCCGAGGGCTAAGTGCAATTGAGTCGTTCATCTTCCGCTGGAGGGTTACAAACCAGACCACGGGTACGGACGTGGACGAAATCCACGCCAAGCTGTGTTCCGAGATCTTTGACGAACCCAATCCGATTGACGAGCTTGTCGATGAATTAGAATCGAAGGCTCCCTCGGATTCGGAGGTTCGTGTGGCGATTATGACGAACGAATTCCCGAGGAACGAGCGGACTCGATATATTCTCAGTAAGATCGAGATGGATGGTTACTCCAAGGACAAGAGCAAGGTTGTGGATTCAACTACCATCGAGATCGAACACATCGCCCCTCGGAAGTCGTTCACTGCAGACAAATACGTTGCTTGGGGAGACTACATGGACTGCGGAAAAGAAACGTTCGAGGAATACTGCAACAAGATTGGCAACCTCACCTTGCTTAATGAGCGTATGAACGCAAGGGCACAGGACAAGCCATTCGACCAGAAAAAGAGAGAGTACGAAGCATCCGAGTTCGTGATGACTCAGGAGATCACCAACATCGACCACTGGTCTACTGAGAAGATCGATGAACGTACTAAGGAATTAGCCGAGAAAGCGCCTGAAATCTGGAATTTCGATATCTAA